A region of Porites lutea chromosome 13, jaPorLute2.1, whole genome shotgun sequence DNA encodes the following proteins:
- the LOC140922389 gene encoding uncharacterized protein, translating to MTAKVGRDNTKYERTMEREGCGTINENGERLVEFCTTYDLVIGGTLFPHRDIHKMTWFSSNEREKNQIDHFMINGTWERLLIDVRVKRGGDVCSDHHMVVFQDLVDWEDYTQSDQEDVNIKNEQVKIAYPQISKACLGTREMKKKECIIADTWQVINTRRELKEQFIEAKSERLKERPKQQYQEADRKVNTRLARADKRAFVDDLASQAEHATTKGEQGKLYKITN from the exons ATGACTGCAAAGGTTGGAAGAGATAACACCAAGTACGAGAGAACCATGGAAAGAGAGGGCTGTGGCACCATTAATGAGAATGGAGAGAGGCTGGTGGAATTCTGCACAACTTACGACCTCGTCATCGGAGGGACGCTCTTTCCACACAGAGATATCCACAAGATGACCTGGTTCTCTTCCAACGAAAGGGAGAAAAACCAAATAGACCATTTCATGATAAACGGTACCTGGGAGCGGTTACTTATAGATGTCAGAGTGAAGAGGGGAGGTGACGTTTGCAGCGATCACCATATGGTTGTG TTTCAAGACCTGGTAGATTGGGAGGACTACACGCAGTCTGATCAGGAAGATGTGAACATCAAGAATGAGCAAGTGAAAATAGCATACCCTCAGATCAGTAAAGCCTGCTTGGGTACAAGAGAAATGAAGAAGAAGGAATGTATCATAGCAGATACTTGGCAAGTCATTAATACCAGGAGAGAATTGAAGGAACAGTTCATTGAGGCCAAGTCCGAGAGGCTGAAAGAAAGGCCCAAGCAGCAGTACCAAGAGGCAGACAGAAAAGTGAACACGAGATTGGCAAGAGCAGACAAACGAGCGTTCGTGGATGACCTTGCAAGCCAGGCAGAACACGCAACCACTAAAGGAGAGCAAGGGAAGCTGTACAAGATCACCAACTGA
- the LOC140923435 gene encoding melanocyte-stimulating hormone receptor-like codes for MRNSNEYGNVTSSATYLATWRLAFCSLNIPLSITASLGNILILIALRGVTSLHPPTKLLFQCLAITDLGVGLTSQPLFSIYHLFYLTNSKRQSVIAILNVVRWDLTIIFCAVSMFTSTALSVDRLLALLLGLRYRHVVTLKRVRVVVFSFWLIAVLCVFMFLFWKKNIALATSTVLALLSVIISLLSYTIIFIRLRLHQGCVQHNTHREKPNRGVGISFNVARYKKTVASIALVQLAFVVCYVPFAFVLVIALLNDGHITSTNFILGSFATILVYLDSSLNPLLYCWRIKEVKQAVKSHNPTLLLQLFKL; via the coding sequence ATGAGGAACTCAAATGAATATGGAAACGTCACCTCTTCAGCGACATATCTAGCAACATGGAGGCTTGCCTTTTGTTCTCTTAATattcctctttccatcacaGCATCTCTGGGCAACATTCTGATCCTGATTGCTCTTCGTGGAGTAACTTCTCTCCATCCGCCGACAAAACTGTTGTTTCAATGCCTGGCGATTACTGATCTTGGCGTTGGCCTTACTTCGCAGCCACTCTTTTCCATCTACCACTTATTCTACCTAACAAACAGTAAGCGTCAGAGTGTCATCGCTATTCTCAACGTTGTGCGTTGGGATCTAACGATTATATTTTGTGCAGTGTCGATGTTCACATCGACCGCCCTGAGTGTGGATAGACTTCTCGCCCTGTTGTTGGGGTTAAGATACAGGCACGTTGTAACACTGAAGCGAGTTCGTGtagttgtttttagtttttggtTAATTGCTGTTTTGTGTGTGTTCATGTtcttgttttggaaaaaaaacatcGCCTTGGCTACAAGTACAGTCCTAGCTCTGCTTTCTGTTATTATTTCACTTCTTTCTTACACCATTATATTTATTAGGCTGCGTCTACATCAAGGTTGCGTACAACATAATACTCATCGTGAAAAACCAAACCGCGGAGTTGGAATTTCATTCAACGTAGCACGATACAAAAAGACCGTTGCTAGCATAGCTTTGGTGCAGTTGGCGTTCGTTGTTTGCTATGTACCATTTGCTTTTGTCCTCGTGATAGCACTGCTCAATGATGGTCATATCACCTCCACGAATTTCATCTTAGGCTCTTTCGCAACAATTCTTGTTTACTTAGACTCTTCCCTTAACCCATTGCTGTACTGTTGGAGGATCAAAGAAGTGAAACAAGCAGTTAAAAGCCACAATCCGACACTTTTATTGCAGTTGTTTAAGCTGTAG
- the LOC140923099 gene encoding uncharacterized protein, which translates to MAAIIGERQEVGVRNIGTTATIPANPKAKLMYYLDCVATLIELDNPNLNRLRNFQNYYFLNDAETDALLTLVVLLKPDELIGKIFFPKEDLPSNNEFYELSAVSHMFAVSENMVIGGKRTRVAKIMYFKRCWLENFYITPIMSFQGRLGRIARGLPGRAPSPPRALPPPRAFTPPTPRPRSPPQSCMCNIL; encoded by the coding sequence ATGGCGGCAATTATCGGTGAGAGACAAGAAGTTGGCGTAAGGAACATCGGGACGACTGCAACAATACCGGCGAATCCAAAAGCTAAACTGATGTACTATCTTGACTGTGTGGCAACCCTTATCGAGCTAGACAATCCCAATTTGAATCGTTTAAGGAATTTTCAGAATTACTATTTCCTTAACGATGCAGAAACAGACGCGCTTTTAACACTCGTCGTACTACTTAAACCAGATGAGCTGATAGGCaagatttttttccccaaagAAGATTTGCCTAGCAATAACGAATTCTACGAGCTCAGCGCAGTTTCTCACATGTTTGCTGTATCGGAAAACATGGTCATTGGGGGAAAGAGGACAAGAGTGGCTAAAATCATGTACTTCAAGAGATGTTGGCTGGAAAATTTCTACATTACACCCATCATGTCATTCCAGGGCCGCCTGGGGAGGATTGCACGAGGGCTGCCTGGACGCGCACCCAGTCCACCAAGGGCACTACCGCCTCCAAGGGCTTTCACTCCGCCCACACCAAGACCTCGGTCTCCTCCACAGTCTTGCATGTGTAATATTTTGTAG